One Neovison vison isolate M4711 chromosome 2, ASM_NN_V1, whole genome shotgun sequence genomic window carries:
- the CHST3 gene encoding carbohydrate sulfotransferase 3, protein MEKGLALPQDCWDFLHSLRMRSKYALFLAFVVVVFVFIEKENKIISRVSDKLKQIPQPLADANSTDPALILADNASLLSLSELDSAFTQLQGRLRNLSLQLGVEPVGEEAGAEAEVAAGDEGPPPPPGAGPRRHVLLMATTRTGSSFVGEFFNQQGNIFYLFEPLWHIERTVSFESGGASAAGSALVYRDVLKQLFLCDLYVLEHFISPLPEDHLTQFMFRRGSSRSLCEDPVCTPFVKKVFEKYHCKNRRCGPLNVTLAAEACRRKEHMALKAVRIRQLEFLQPLAEDPRLDLRVIQLVRDPRAVLASRMVAFAGKYEGWKKWLVEGQARLGEEEVQRLRGNCESIRLSAELGLRQPAWLRGRYMLVRYEDVARWPLQKAREMYRFAGIPLTPQVEDWIQRNTQAAQDGNGIYSTQKNSSEQFEKWRFGMPFKLAQVVQAACGPAMRLFGYRLARDAASLTNRSVSLLEERGTFWVT, encoded by the coding sequence GGTGTCAGACAAGCTGAAGCAGATCCCGCAACCCCTGGCTGATGCCAACAGCACCGACCCAGCCCTCATCTTGGCCGACAATGCGTCCCTCTTGTCCCTAAGTGAGCTCGATTCGGCCTTCACCCAGCTGCAGGGCCGCCTGCGAAACCTCAGTCTGCAACTGGGTGTAGAGCCGGTGGGGGAAGAGGCCGGGGCAGAGGCTGAGGTTGCAGCTGGGGACGAGGGGCCACCGCcaccccccggggccgggccgcgGCGCCACGTGCTGCTTATGGCCACCACGCGCACCGGCTCCTCATTCGTGGGCGAGTTCTTCAACCAGCAGGGCAACATCTTCTACCTCTTCGAGCCGCTGTGGCACATCGAGCGCACGGTGTCCTTCGAGTCGGGAGGCGCCAGCGCCGCGGGCTCGGCCCTGGTCTACCGCGACGTGCTCAAGCAGCTGTTCCTGTGCGACCTGTACGTGCTGGAGCACTTCATCAGCCCGCTGCCCGAGGACCACCTGACCCAGTTCATGTTCCGCCGCGGCTCCAGCCGCTCGCTGTGCGAGGACCCCGTGTGCACGCCCTTTGTCAAGAAGGTCTTCGAGAAGTACCACTGCAAGAACCGCCGCTGCGGGCCCCTCAACGTGACGCTGGCCGCCGAAGCCTGCCGCCGCAAGGAGCACATGGCCCTCAAGGCCGTGCGCATCCGGCAGCTGGAGTTCCTGCAGCCGCTGGCCGAGGACCCGCGGCTGGACCTGCGCGTCATCCAGCTGGTGCGGGACCCGCGCGCCGTGCTGGCCTCGCGCATGGTGGCCTTCGCGGGCAAGTACGAGGGCTGGAAGAAGTGGCTGGTCGAGGGGCAGGCGcgcctgggggaggaggaggtgcaGCGGCTCCGGGGCAACTGCGAGAGCATCCGGCTGTCGGCGGAGCTGGGGCTGCGGCAGCCCGCCTGGCTGCGCGGCCGCTACATGCTCGTGCGCTACGAGGACGTGGCGCGTTGGCCGCTGCAGAAGGCGCGCGAGATGTACCGCTTCGCCGGCATCCCCCTGACGCCGCAGGTGGAGGACTGGATCCAGAGGAACACGCAGGCGGCGCAGGATGGCAACGGCATCTACTCCACGCAGAAGAACTCCTCGGAGCAGTTCGAGAAGTGGCGCTTCGGCATGCCCTTCAAGCTGGCGCAGGTGGTGCAGGCCGCCTGCGGCCCCGCCATGCGCCTCTTCGGCTACCGGCTGGCGCGGGACGCCGCCTCGCTCACCAACCGCTCCGTCAGCTTGCTCGAGGAGCGCGGAACCTTCTGGGTCACGTAG